The genomic DNA GCACCTCGGGATGGCGGCGCGCGCACTCCACGAGGAAGAACAAGGTGGCCCGGGACTGGTGGGCCTCGAGCAGGTCGAGCAGCCGGTGCATCGGCGCGGCCACGCGGGAGGGCGCCCCCTGCATGTCCGGAAAGTCCGCCGTCCAATCCTCCACGTCGATGGTGAAGAAGAGGCGGCCTCGAGAGGAAGCGGGCATGGCGCTCACGAGCCCTCCTCGCGCCGCGCCACTCCGACGGACTTGCGCAACGATTCGATCTCCGCGCGCAGCATCGCGCACTCCTGGGACAGCCGGCGCACGCGGATGGCCCCCGAGGACAGGGCGATCGTCACCGAGAGCAGGTTGAAGAGGACATAGAGGAAGGCCAGCGCGAAGAGGGCATTGGCGGCCACCTCCACCTGGAGCAGGTCCGCCAGCCAGCGCAGGCTCTGGGGAAAGATGACGCACACCAGGGCCAGCAGCGTCGACAGCAACCAGGAGAGGCTGTCGCGCAGACTGAGCTGATGGTGGCGGATGAGCCGCAACACCCAGATCACGAAGGCCAGCAACAACGCGCCGCCAAAGAGCTGGAGGCGAAGGGGCAACAGGTGTTCGCCGATCATGACTCCTCCGAGGCGCTGCTGCTGGTGAACGCCCAATTGCGCTCCGACGCGGGCAACAGCAACAGGGCCAGCGACACCTTCACCAGGTAGTAGCCCGTCTTCCACCAGTTGATGGAACTCTCTCCGTGCTGCCGCGGCTTCATCTGCATGGGAAAATCCTGCACGCGCAGCCCGTGGCGCACGGCCAGGGCGATGGCCTCCGGCTCCGGGTAGTCGCTGGGATAGCTGCGCGCGAAGAGCGCGATGGCCCGCCGCCCCGCGGCGCGATAGCCCGAGGTGGGATCCGTGGCGCGCGCCCCACAGCGCAACCGCAACATCCAGGAGAGGTAGCGGATCCCCATGCGGCGCAACGCCGTCGAGCGGAAACCACCCGTCTCCAGGAAGCGCGAACCGATGACCACGTCCGCGCGCCCATCCCCCAGGAGGGGGAGTACCTGCGGCAGATAGCGCGGATCATGCTGCCCATCACCGTCGATCTGCACCGCGGCGTCGTAGTCGTGGGTATAGGCCCACAAGTAGCCGAGTTGCACCGCGCCGCCGATCCCCAGGTTCAGCGGGCTGCGCAGCACGGTGACCCCCAACCGGCCCGCCACCCGCGACGTGTCATCCGTGGAGCCATCGTCCACGACACAGATGTGGCACTCGGGAGCCGCCTCCCGGAGGGACGCGATGACGTGCGGAAGGTTTCGGGCCTCATTGAAGGCGGGTACGATGATGAGAGTTTTCATCCACTCGGTCTCTTGGAGAGCAAGCGATCATCCAGTCCGGCCACTGGGGATCCCGGTGCTCACATATCGTGTAGCACAGCTTATAGGCTGTATCAGGGACCCAACTGGGAGTACGTCCATCCCCACCTGTGCACCGGGGGCGCTCTCTACCAGAGAGGCCCCCGCGAATCGAGGGGTTCACAGGGACCCAGCCCCCGGCACCGCGGGAGTCCGGAGCAACCAAGGGAACTCCGGACGCCAAAGTCTTGCGACGCTTCGGTGACACTTTCGACACGGAACGTGGCGCCCGGTGACACTTTGGCGACAGGGCAGTCCCGCTGTTGTTCCCCTGAATCCGGCTGTGTACGGACAGGGCCGCACTCGGCCCCGGACTCTCGCTTCCCTGGGGACCGTGCTTCTTTCCATGCACCTCCTCGCGCCCTCCCGCTCCGTCCTTGTCGCGTTGCTGCCCAGCGCCACGCTCCTGGTGTCATCTCTCGCGAACGCCCAGCAGACCGACACGCCCTCAACCCCCCCGGCCTCCGAGGCTCCCGCGGTACCCGCGCCAGCCCTCCAACCTCCCCCTGCCGCGGAGGCATCGAAGAAGGAATCGCACTGGTACGACAAGATCCGCATCCGGGGCTACACCCAGTTCCGCTACAACCGGTTGCCCAGCTTCCGCGTCAACGAAGACCTCATCAACGACCAGGGTGATCGCTTCCTCGGCAAGAACAACGGCTTTGGCATCCGACGGGCGCGAATCGTCATCTTCGGAGATGTCCACGAACGGGTGTCCATCTACCTGCAACCCGACTTCGCCTCGGTCATCTCGGACCAATACAACGTCGCCATCCTGCGCGACTGGTACGCCGACATCTTCCTGGACTCGCGCAAGGAATTCCGGCTCCGCGTGGGCCAGTCCAAGGTGCCGTATGGCTTCGAGAACCTCCAATCGAGCCAGAACCGCCTCGCGTTCGACCGCAATGACGCCATCAACAGCGCGCTCAAGGACGAGCGCGACCTGGGCGCCTTCTTCTACTGGGCGCCGGATGAGATCCGCCAGCGGTTCAAGTACCTGGTCGACAGCGGCTTGAAGGGCTCTGGCGACTACGGCGTGGTGGGACTCGGCGTCTACAACGGGCAGACCGCCAACCGCCCCGAGCGCAACGACAACCTGCACACCGTCGGCCGCGTGACCTGGCCCTTCCTCTTCGGCAAACAATTCGTCGAGGTGGGCGTGGGCGGATATTACGGCCGCTACAACGTCAGCGTCTCCCCGACGGCGGAAGCCCCGTACGCGCTGGAGAACGGGGAGAACAACCTCGTCGACGCGCGCGCCAACCTGAGCCTGATGATCTACCCGCAGCCGCTCGGCTTCGCCGCCGAGTACAACGTGGGACGCGGCCCCTCCCTGGGCGAGGACTCGCCCTTCATCATTGGCAGCCGCCCCCTGCGCGGAGGCTATGCCCAGCTCATGTACAAGCTGGACGGCGTGCTCGGCGTGTCGCTCATCCCCTACGTGAGGGGAACCCTCTATGAGGGCGGCAAGAAGTTCGAGACGAACGCGCCCCGCTACGACGTGCGCGAACTGGAGCTGGGCGTGGAGTGGCAGATCTACAAGGCGCTCGAGCTGACGGGCGCGTACCTGATCTCGGACCGCACCTCGTCGCGCGCTCCCTACCTCCAGCAACGCGGAGACGTGACGCGGATCCAGCTCCAGGTCAACTACTGACCCAGGTGCGCGCGGTGCGCGTATTGACAAGGGTCTCGTGGGTTTTTCATACTCCGGAAAAGCGGTAAATCCACCAAAGCCCGTTCCTCCCGGAGAGCCCCACGAGATGAAGCTGGACTTCAAGAAATTCTACATCGCGCTCACGTCCTCCCTGGCGGCTTGCGCCGCCGTGGCAATGCCCTCGAGCGCATCGGCTCAGCCCCTCACGGGGGTGTACCGGGGTGAAGTCTATTCCCAGCCCAACACGGTCAACGCCTATTCAGCCTGGCTTGGGACGGAAGTCACCATGGGCCAGGGCCATCAGGCCAAGGACAGCTGGGGCAACATCGAAAACCCCTCCTGGCAGCTTCAGTCCTGGAGCACGTGGGTTCACGCCAAACCCGGCCGCCGATTCAACTACTCGGTCGCCATGTACCCCAGTGGGCAGGGTTCGCTCGCCCAGTGCGCGCAGGGCGCCTATGACTCGCGCTTCAAGACGCTCGCCAACAACCTGGTGGCCCACAAGCTCCAGAACACCATCATCCGCCTGGGCTGGGAGTTCAGCGGCAATTGGATGCCGTGGTATTCCGGCGGCGGCCAGCAGGCGAACTTCGCGGGCTGCTTCCGCAAGATCGTGACGGCCATGCGCACCGCGCAGCCGTCGGCCGGATTCGAATTCGACTGGAATCCCAACTACGACATCCCGGCCGGAGACATGGCCACGACCTATCCGGGCGATGCGTATGTCGATTACGTCGGCCTCGACATGTACGACCAGGGTTGGAATGGCGCGTATCCCATCCCCTCGGGCTGCACGGGTTCGTGCCAGCTGAGCCGCTGGCAGGGCGTCTGGAGCAAGCAGTTCGCACCGGCCCTGCTCAAGTTCCGCGACTTCGCCCGGTCCCACGGCAAGCGGCTCTCCATTCCGGAGTGGGGCGTGAATGACGCGGCCACGACGGGCGGCGGAGACAACACCTACTACGTCCAGCAGATGCTGGAGTTCATCTTCGATCCCGCCAACAACGTCGGTTACCACTCGTACTTCGACATCCAGGCTTCGGATGGTCACCACCAGCTGTCGAGCGCCGACAGCAATGGCGGCAACACCTTCAAGACCGAGTTCCCGAACGCGGCCGCGCTCTTCAAGAGCTACTACGGCACGTCGACGCCGCCCCCCAATCCGGGCCCCAGCATCTCGACCACCCAGGCGACGGTCAGCGCCAACCCGGTGACCCGTGGCCAGACCTTCCAGGTGGGCGGCTCGGTCACGTCCTCCTCGGCCACCACCGTGGTGGTGAAGTACGAAATCCGCAACGCCTCCACCCTGTCGTTGATCTCGGAGAAGGCCTATACCGCGCAGAGCTTCACCGCGGGACAGACCCGCGCCTACAGCTCGCCGTTCGTCATTCCGACCACGCTCGCGGCGGGGACCTACCGGGTCGACACGCTGGTGTTCACCGCAGACTGGTCGAAGACCCTGCTCTACCGGAACGACACGACCTTCACGGCGAAGTGAGGAGCACCGATTGAATCGAGCGGAGGCCGAGGAGGGAAAACCCCCGGCCTCTTCTCGACGCACCGTGCCATCCACGGTCCCTGCCGCTGAGGCGAGAAGAATCCAGAGAGACGCCATTTCCCACGCAGCATCGCCAGGGAGTCCGCCGCGCGACTATCGAGCACCGGCCACGAGTTCCTCGTGTAGTGTTTGCGCTCCGCATTCGCCGCGCATTCGACGAGGGACTTCTTCGACATGGCCGCACCATCCAGCGAAACCAAGAAGTATCGAACGAAAGCACAGGGACTGGTATCCCAGATGACCGTGGAGGAGAAAGCCCGGTTGTTGTCTGGAAATGGCTCGTGGACCACTCACGCGATCGAACGCCTGGGTATTCCGTCCATCTTCATGGCGGACGGTCCGCACGGGCTTCGGAAGGCGACGGGACCGAACACCGCGGAGAGCGTGCCCGCGACCTGTTTTCCGACCGCGTCCGCCCTGGCCTCGTCCTGGAACACGGAGCTGCTGAAACAGGTGGGCGAGGCCCTGGCGCGAGAGTGCCAGACCCATGATGTACAGCTCCTGCTGGGCCCGGGAATCAACATGAAGCGCTCGCCCCTGGGTGGGCGCAACTTCGAGTACTTCTCCGAGGATCCTGTCCTGGCCGGACAGCTGGCGGCGGCCTACATCCAGGGTGTCCAGGGTCAGGGGGTGGGGACCTCCCTGAAACACTTCGCCGTGAACAACCAGGAGCACGAGCGGATGGTGAGCAGCTCGAACCTGGATGAGCGCACCCTGCACGAAATCTACCTGCCGGCCTTCGAGATCGCGATCAAGGAAGCCCAGCCCTGGTCGGTGATGTGCGCCTATAACAAGGTGAACGGGGTCTATGCCTCCGAGAACGATGTCCTGCTCGAGCGCATCCTCCGGGACGAGTGGGGCTTCGAGGGCTTCGTGGTGTCCGACTGGGGCGCCGTGAGCGATCGGGTCAAGGGCGTCATGGCCGGGCTCAATCTGGAGATGCCGGGCAGTGGCGAGGTGAACCGGAAGAAGATCATCGCGGCCGTGGAGGAGGGCCGGCTGCCGGTCTCCAAGCTGGACGAGGTGGTCACCGGATTGCTCACGGTCGTCCTGCGCGCCAAGGACAGCCACCGTCCCGGAACCACGTACGATGTGGAACAGCATCAGGAATTGGCCCGGAAGGCCGCCGGAGAGAGCATCATCCTGTTGAAGAACGAGGATGCCCTCCTTCCGTTGGATCCCCGTGGAACGACGAAGATCGCCGTGATTGGAGCGTTCGCCAAGACGCCTCGCTACCAGGGCGCGGGCAGCTCCCAGGTCAATCCAACCCGGCAGTCCCGGGCCTATGACGAGCTGGTCCGGCTCGGCGGCGGGGAGGCCCGCTTCGGGTATGCCGCGGGTTACGACCTGGAAGGTGTCACCTCGGAGCAGCTCATCGAGGAGGCGCGCAAGCAGGCACGCCACGCGGATGTCGCCATCGTGTTCGCCGGACTGCCGGACAGCCATGAGTCCGAGGGATTCGACCGCGCCAGCCTGGAGATGCCCGAGGGACACATCCGGTTGATCGAGGCCGTGAGCGAGGTCCAGTCCCGGGTCGTGGTCGTGTTGATGAATGGCTCCGCCATCACCATGCCCTGGGCTGGCAAGGTGAAGGCCATCGTCGAGGGCTGGCTGACCGGACAAGCGGGAGGAAGCGCCATCGCCGACGTGCTGTTGGGACAGGTCAACCCCTCGGGGAAGTTGTCGGAGACGTTCCCCCTGCGCCTGGAAGACACGCCCACCGCCTTGGAGTTCCCTGGCCTCCATCAACAGGCCCATTACGGCGAGGGCATCTTCATTGGCTACCGGTACTACGACAAGAGAGCCATCCAGCCCTTGTTCCCGTTTGGTTTTGGCCTGAGCTACACGACCTTCGCCTACTCGGACCTGCGGCTCGGTGCCTCCTCCATCAAGGAGACCGAGACGCTGAGCGTCGAGGTGAAGGTCAAGAACACGGGCAAGCTGGCGGGCAAGGAAGTCGTCCAGCTCTACGTGCGCGAGAACAAGCCCCGCGTGGTGCGGCCTCCCAAGGAACTGAAGGCCTTCGCCAAGGTGTCGCTCGAGGCCGGCCAGGAGAAGACGGTGCGCTTCGAGTTGAGCCGGCGCGACTTCGCCTACTTCGATAGCGCCCAGCACGACTGGGCCGTCCAGTCGGGTGAGTTCGAGATCCTGGTCGGTGGTTCATCCAGGGACTTGCCGCTCAAGCAGACGGTCCAGGTCCAGTCCACCCGGACCGCCCCCGTGACGTTGACCCGGGACTCCACGGTCAAGGAGTTCTTGAAACACCCCCAGGGGAAGGCCGTCCACTCGCGCCTGCTCGAGGCCTTCCTGGGCTACTCCCCCGACAACAAGCCGCCGGAGCCCCCCAACCTCACTGACGAAGAGCGGGCGGCCCGGAAGAAGGGCGAGGACTCGACGCTGGTCTTCATCAACGACATGCCGGCCTACAAGGTGGTGAACTTCACCCAGGGCCGGCTCACGGATCAGATGCTGGAAGAAATGCTCGAGACCGTGCGGTAACCCCACGAGGAGGAGGGCCCGAACGGGCTCTCCTCCCCGGCTTCGTTACTTGGGCTTGACCTCCGTGAGGACGAACAGGTTCTCCGGAGGGCTGTTGGGCGACAGCTTCGCGTAGGGGTTCTCCGCGTTGGGGAAACCCGTGAAGCGGCGCGTGTTGAACTCACCCCAGGACGGATTGGGGTAGAGCGGGATGGCGGGCGCGTTGTTCACGAAGAGCACCTGCATCTGATCGGCGAGCTTGCGCTGCTCGG from Melittangium boletus DSM 14713 includes the following:
- a CDS encoding DUF2304 domain-containing protein; its protein translation is MIGEHLLPLRLQLFGGALLLAFVIWVLRLIRHHQLSLRDSLSWLLSTLLALVCVIFPQSLRWLADLLQVEVAANALFALAFLYVLFNLLSVTIALSSGAIRVRRLSQECAMLRAEIESLRKSVGVARREEGS
- a CDS encoding glycosyltransferase family 2 protein, whose translation is MKTLIIVPAFNEARNLPHVIASLREAAPECHICVVDDGSTDDTSRVAGRLGVTVLRSPLNLGIGGAVQLGYLWAYTHDYDAAVQIDGDGQHDPRYLPQVLPLLGDGRADVVIGSRFLETGGFRSTALRRMGIRYLSWMLRLRCGARATDPTSGYRAAGRRAIALFARSYPSDYPEPEAIALAVRHGLRVQDFPMQMKPRQHGESSINWWKTGYYLVKVSLALLLLPASERNWAFTSSSASEES
- a CDS encoding porin → MHLLAPSRSVLVALLPSATLLVSSLANAQQTDTPSTPPASEAPAVPAPALQPPPAAEASKKESHWYDKIRIRGYTQFRYNRLPSFRVNEDLINDQGDRFLGKNNGFGIRRARIVIFGDVHERVSIYLQPDFASVISDQYNVAILRDWYADIFLDSRKEFRLRVGQSKVPYGFENLQSSQNRLAFDRNDAINSALKDERDLGAFFYWAPDEIRQRFKYLVDSGLKGSGDYGVVGLGVYNGQTANRPERNDNLHTVGRVTWPFLFGKQFVEVGVGGYYGRYNVSVSPTAEAPYALENGENNLVDARANLSLMIYPQPLGFAAEYNVGRGPSLGEDSPFIIGSRPLRGGYAQLMYKLDGVLGVSLIPYVRGTLYEGGKKFETNAPRYDVRELELGVEWQIYKALELTGAYLISDRTSSRAPYLQQRGDVTRIQLQVNY
- a CDS encoding glycoside hydrolase family 26 protein, which translates into the protein MKLDFKKFYIALTSSLAACAAVAMPSSASAQPLTGVYRGEVYSQPNTVNAYSAWLGTEVTMGQGHQAKDSWGNIENPSWQLQSWSTWVHAKPGRRFNYSVAMYPSGQGSLAQCAQGAYDSRFKTLANNLVAHKLQNTIIRLGWEFSGNWMPWYSGGGQQANFAGCFRKIVTAMRTAQPSAGFEFDWNPNYDIPAGDMATTYPGDAYVDYVGLDMYDQGWNGAYPIPSGCTGSCQLSRWQGVWSKQFAPALLKFRDFARSHGKRLSIPEWGVNDAATTGGGDNTYYVQQMLEFIFDPANNVGYHSYFDIQASDGHHQLSSADSNGGNTFKTEFPNAAALFKSYYGTSTPPPNPGPSISTTQATVSANPVTRGQTFQVGGSVTSSSATTVVVKYEIRNASTLSLISEKAYTAQSFTAGQTRAYSSPFVIPTTLAAGTYRVDTLVFTADWSKTLLYRNDTTFTAK
- a CDS encoding glycoside hydrolase family 3 C-terminal domain-containing protein, yielding MAAPSSETKKYRTKAQGLVSQMTVEEKARLLSGNGSWTTHAIERLGIPSIFMADGPHGLRKATGPNTAESVPATCFPTASALASSWNTELLKQVGEALARECQTHDVQLLLGPGINMKRSPLGGRNFEYFSEDPVLAGQLAAAYIQGVQGQGVGTSLKHFAVNNQEHERMVSSSNLDERTLHEIYLPAFEIAIKEAQPWSVMCAYNKVNGVYASENDVLLERILRDEWGFEGFVVSDWGAVSDRVKGVMAGLNLEMPGSGEVNRKKIIAAVEEGRLPVSKLDEVVTGLLTVVLRAKDSHRPGTTYDVEQHQELARKAAGESIILLKNEDALLPLDPRGTTKIAVIGAFAKTPRYQGAGSSQVNPTRQSRAYDELVRLGGGEARFGYAAGYDLEGVTSEQLIEEARKQARHADVAIVFAGLPDSHESEGFDRASLEMPEGHIRLIEAVSEVQSRVVVVLMNGSAITMPWAGKVKAIVEGWLTGQAGGSAIADVLLGQVNPSGKLSETFPLRLEDTPTALEFPGLHQQAHYGEGIFIGYRYYDKRAIQPLFPFGFGLSYTTFAYSDLRLGASSIKETETLSVEVKVKNTGKLAGKEVVQLYVRENKPRVVRPPKELKAFAKVSLEAGQEKTVRFELSRRDFAYFDSAQHDWAVQSGEFEILVGGSSRDLPLKQTVQVQSTRTAPVTLTRDSTVKEFLKHPQGKAVHSRLLEAFLGYSPDNKPPEPPNLTDEERAARKKGEDSTLVFINDMPAYKVVNFTQGRLTDQMLEEMLETVR